A genomic window from Nitrospirota bacterium includes:
- a CDS encoding right-handed parallel beta-helix repeat-containing protein, with product MDRMSRSPFSAVPALLTVLLAACSSGGSSGGGAPGDTTAPVVSTINLPSGSTLGPGAQIVVTFNEPMNPLSLRLGGTMAAESNGGVWAALLSSPTTMAAGASATTSERLTIGPVTQWTGGPDRTLSIDVKDVAGNALDTVHLSVTVDATLPTAAVDPPNGTFLAKDAPLTIVFSESMNPATLALDGDLVPEATAAVWSTTTQPDDTATLAPSTTWTLGPRTLTVEANDALGNPLNTFHVSLVVVDGIIYVSTPGDGGDDGQPGTKQAPKATIPAGIAAAAAFSPGVVLVSHGTHPVDSGATTPTHVVLAEGISVYGGYSADFSRRDPVPPAMDISEANTTIIVDVSTARAATARTNSVVEANGPITAATVLDGFLLRVGGVSASSGIYIHFQASPTVQHNTIDAGSNTTGNSFGIFSLGNPTIQNNTITGGSVGIQIEGYSAPSIRNNTIEGTTGIYSEYSSAPSIRNNTISGGSGASSYGILITQFSSPTIENNTITGGSGRNSHGIMTLGGSPSIKSNTISGGNGDSSYGIVITQLSSPTIENNTIAGGSGDSSYGIVFTPGSGSTPIQNNSISGGSGTYSYGIQIRFPSTGSGLPEIRNNTIDGGSGATQAIGIDMSGRGTPMIQNNIVFTSGNGQRYCLYNLAVFTIVVFNNDLFDCPTALYSDGSTLYTLTDISGVNSLPYGRNNVSIDPQFADRDGPDHQITSMEDNDWHLTASSHASVTQGGLDLSAAFTAAFPTDQDGTTRTAPWSMGAYELDGQGGTTEF from the coding sequence ATGGACCGCATGTCTCGTTCGCCCTTCTCTGCAGTCCCCGCGTTGCTGACGGTCTTGTTGGCAGCCTGTAGCAGCGGAGGGTCTTCCGGCGGCGGAGCCCCTGGGGACACCACGGCGCCGGTGGTGTCGACCATCAACCTGCCCAGCGGCAGCACGCTCGGCCCCGGCGCGCAGATCGTCGTGACTTTCAACGAGCCGATGAATCCCCTCTCCCTCCGCCTCGGGGGCACCATGGCCGCCGAGAGCAACGGGGGAGTCTGGGCCGCGCTCTTATCCAGCCCCACGACAATGGCGGCCGGCGCGTCCGCCACGACCTCGGAGCGGCTCACGATCGGACCCGTGACGCAATGGACCGGCGGCCCTGACCGGACCCTGTCCATCGATGTGAAGGATGTTGCCGGCAATGCCCTCGACACCGTGCACCTGTCCGTCACGGTCGATGCCACCTTGCCCACTGCGGCAGTCGACCCACCCAACGGGACCTTCCTCGCCAAGGACGCGCCCCTGACTATCGTGTTCAGCGAGTCGATGAACCCCGCGACCCTGGCGCTGGATGGTGATCTCGTCCCGGAAGCGACCGCGGCGGTCTGGTCCACCACCACACAGCCCGACGACACCGCCACCCTTGCACCCAGCACCACTTGGACCTTGGGCCCTCGCACGCTGACCGTGGAAGCCAACGATGCGCTGGGCAACCCACTGAACACCTTCCATGTGAGCCTGGTGGTGGTGGACGGCATCATCTATGTGAGCACACCTGGAGATGGTGGGGATGATGGTCAGCCCGGCACCAAGCAGGCGCCCAAAGCCACGATCCCCGCAGGGATTGCGGCCGCCGCCGCGTTCTCTCCCGGAGTCGTCTTGGTGTCGCACGGGACGCACCCGGTCGATAGCGGTGCGACCACACCCACCCACGTGGTCCTGGCCGAAGGTATTTCGGTCTATGGCGGGTACTCCGCAGACTTTAGCCGGCGCGATCCCGTGCCGCCCGCGATGGATATCTCGGAGGCCAATACCACGATCATTGTGGACGTGAGCACGGCTCGTGCGGCGACCGCCCGTACCAATTCGGTGGTTGAAGCCAACGGCCCCATTACGGCCGCCACGGTGCTGGATGGATTTCTGCTTCGAGTCGGTGGCGTCTCGGCATCATCCGGTATCTACATCCACTTCCAGGCCTCGCCGACGGTTCAACACAACACCATCGACGCCGGGTCCAATACCACCGGCAATTCCTTCGGCATTTTCAGCTTGGGGAATCCGACCATTCAAAACAACACGATCACCGGGGGCTCTGTCGGCATCCAGATCGAGGGCTACTCGGCTCCGAGCATTCGGAATAACACGATTGAGGGGACCACCGGTATCTACAGCGAGTACTCCTCGGCTCCGAGCATCCGGAATAACACGATCAGCGGGGGCAGCGGAGCTAGCTCCTATGGCATCCTGATCACCCAATTTTCTTCTCCAACCATTGAGAACAATACGATCACCGGGGGCAGCGGTCGAAACTCACACGGTATTATGACCCTCGGCGGGTCTCCGAGCATCAAGAGTAACACGATCAGCGGGGGCAACGGAGATAGCTCCTATGGCATCGTAATCACCCAATTGTCTTCTCCAACCATTGAGAACAATACGATCGCCGGGGGCAGCGGAGATAGCTCCTATGGCATCGTTTTCACCCCAGGTTCTGGGTCTACACCAATTCAGAATAATTCGATCAGTGGCGGGAGCGGGACCTATTCCTACGGCATTCAGATCCGATTTCCCTCCACTGGTTCCGGGCTTCCCGAGATTAGGAATAATACGATCGACGGGGGGAGTGGCGCGACCCAAGCCATCGGCATCGATATGTCCGGTCGAGGGACGCCGATGATTCAAAACAATATCGTGTTTACCTCCGGGAACGGACAACGGTACTGCCTCTATAATCTGGCTGTGTTCACAATTGTCGTCTTTAACAACGATCTGTTCGACTGTCCAACCGCCCTGTATTCGGATGGCTCGACACTTTATACTCTTACAGACATCAGTGGCGTCAACAGCCTCCCATACGGCCGGAATAATGTGTCCATTGATCCACAGTTCGCCGATCGTGACGGACCCGATCATCAGATCACCTCCATGGAGGACAACGATTGGCATTTGACCGCCTCCTCCCACGCCAGCGTGACGCAAGGGGGGCTGGATCTTTCAGCCGCATTCACAGCCGCATTCCCGACCGACCAAGACGGCACGACTCGCACGGCCCCATGGTCCATGGGTGCATACGAACTGGATGGGCAGGGCGGAACAACGGAATTCTAG